Genomic DNA from bacterium:
TCGCTGCCTCGCGGCCCGTGAGAAAGCCACCGAAGCAACAAACCCGCCAGACCTGCTCGAAGAACTCGTCGCTCATATCGAGCAGCCCGCTGAACTGGTTGTTGCCCGCGTTGTAGACTACCAGCTCCGGGACGCCGCCGGCTTCCTCGGCGGCATCGAAGATCCGTGCAATGTCGCTGCTCTTCGTCGCGTCGATTTGAACCGCAGTCGCCTGCCCGCCCTGCTGTCGCAAGCTCTCGGCCGCGGCTTCGATCTTTGCCGGGGTACGCCCGCCTACGAGCACATGCAGGCCCTCGCTGGCAAAGCGTCGGCAGAGAGCGCCGCCAACACCCGTCTCGGCCCCGACTCCGATGACGATGGCCGTTCCCATGCTAGGCCTTCAGCCAGCGGAGGCAGCTGCTTCCGTCGAGCACCGGATCAAGCTCGGCCTTGTTGGTCACGGCGGCGTAGCGTTCTCTCAGCTTCGCAAGGGAACGTGCATGGTACTTCTGGGGTTTCTGGGTCCATTCGCCCGAAGCCAGCTCGACAGTGAATTCCTCCTCGCCCGCTTCCAGCGCTTGCCTGTTCGCCTCGGACCAGGGCAGGAAGAGCCCGGCCACCTGTTCCTGGAGGAGCGGCATGAGGGTCGGCTCGAGGGCCGACCAAGGCTCGAATTCTCCCTCGCTCTTCGGATCGAGCATGCGCTGAATCCACGCCAACACGTTCGGATGCCCTGCTTCGATGATCTCCTTGCAGGTCGGGTCGGTCCAGGCGTTGTAGATCTGGCCCCAGAGCCCGAAATCGCCGAAAGCCGGACGCCCACCGAACAAGTAGAGGCGCCCCTCGAGATGCGTCTCGACCAACGCAAGCGCGTCCTTGAAGGATTGCTCGATCTGCGGCGCGGTCTTCTCGTTCGAGCCGACGAACCAGACGCGGTTCACCATGCGGTCCTTCACGCCACCGATGATCCCCTGAAGCTGTTCACCTTCGACGCCGGGTGCCATGACCGCAGCCAGGCGTGCGGCCGTGCTGTTCTGATCCGCCTCCCGAGCCCAGCGGAAATGGAACATCCACTTGTTGCCCCATTCGTCACCGAATTCCTCCAGCAACGCCGAAACGAAATTGGAAACCGGGTCGCTCGGATGGATCGAAGGCTCCGGGTTCCGCGCCTCGATCGTCTCGAGGATCGGCGTCGAATCCTGCAAGCCTTCCTCTTGCGGAGTCGCCACGGCGGGGATCAAGGGGAGCTTCGCGTACTTCTTGAACTCCTCCATCTCTGCCGGTCCGCGCAGGATCCACTCGTGAGGGATGGCCTTGTAACGAAAGTAGGAACGCACCTTGACCGAGTAGGGCGAAATCTCCGCGCCCCAGATTCGATGGATTTCTGTCATCAGAGCATCTCCTCCACCACCACTTCCAACGCTAAGCGTTGGGAGGCGCCTGGTTTGACGTTCGCTTGCTTACCGAATGCGCCGGCCGATGTGCCGAGTTTCATCGCGATCGTCCCTCCGAAACTGGAGACGGCATTCTGACACATACGCTGCCACTAGACGAATGGCGTGTGCTCCGCAGAGCGAAGGAGTTCCGCGATCATCCTTGTCGAGGAGTCTTCGATGCCCCGAAGAGGAGGATGGCCATCATGACGATCTCCGAGACGATGAACGTGGTTGCCAGATCCGCGCCGTGGGCCGCCCAGGAAAGCGTGCGAATCACGGCGGCGCCCCCGAGCAACATTGCGCCGCAATACAGCCAGATGCGCTCCTGCTTCCATACGCCGAGCAGGATCGTGATGCCGGAGGTTGCGAAGAACGCTCCCAGATCCCCGATCTGGGTGCTGCGCGCGAGGCCGTCGAGCAGCGGCATTCCAAGGCTCTCCGCGGTGGCCGCCGGACGGAACAGCCAACCGACTGCATTGAGAAGCATGACGACGCCGGGAAGCGCGACGAAAATTCGAATCGGTGTGCTCAAGGGTTCGACTCCGCGAGGGGTGGCGGGAGCCTACCACGGGCTTGGGCCATCTCATGGCCTGTCCGTCGGCCGTCACCCGGCCCCTGCGAGATCGGCGGAGAAGCTCGCGGGCAAGCGGGCCAGTGCGCCTTCCCTTCCTGCCAGCCTTTCCTGCGCGATCTCGCACCACGGATCGAGGTAGCGCGTTCGCAGTTCGCGAATGAGTACGCCCTCCTCCCGCTCGATGGCAAGAGCCATGACATCGCAAGCAACGCCGAGGTGATCGGGCGGGAGTGTCTGCTCCTTCCAGCGAAGGTCGAGGTGTTGAACGACACGCATCCAATCCTCGCGGACCGCCCCGCCATCCTTGCCCAACGCTGCATGGAGAAGGAGCGGCACCTGAGGGCCTCCGAGCCCGACCACGAACGCATCCAGAAAGGCGCTCTCTTGCTCAGCGAAGCGTCCCGGCAGGGAGAGCTCTCTCCATGCCTCTTCGCGCAACGCTTCCGGTGCCAAGGGGCTCCAGACACGCGACCAGGCTACGAAGGGAAGCGCGGCGGCAAGCCGTTCGTTCATCCTCAGCCCACCTCCAGCCATCCCCCGGTCACGGATTTCAGGCCGCCGCGATCGTGCGCAGAGCCCCGCCAGATGGCCGCCGCAACGCGCCCCGAACGGTCCAAGGTGTCCCAACCAGACAACGTGAACTCGAGCTGCCAGAAGCCATGCTCATGTCCGGCGGCGAATCGCCAGCCAGAGGGAGCCGTGTCGCGCTTCATGCTGCCGAGGCCCTCGGCGCGAACGGCGTGGAGGCTCTCGTGGTCCGCTCGCCAGAGCACGCCATCCACACCCATGCCGGGCGCGCCCATCGTCACCCAGGGTGCGTCCTCGTGCTGCGGAGAAAAAAGCGCGGCCGCGTCGGGAAAGAGCGAAGGATCGTCGCTCACATCCTTCACCGGTTCCGGACATGGCCAGCGTAGGCGTAGGCGCCAACTGCCCGGCGGACGGGCCACCTCCAGCTCGAGGCTCGGTGTCATCGGCGCGTTGTCGCGGCCCGCGTAGGCTTTCGGGACATAGCCACCCGGCTGCATTCCGATGGGCGCCGCAATCAACGCGACCTTCCCGGGGCTCTTCGCCATCACGCGCTCCCTTCGCGGGGCCAGACCGACCCGCCGGCACCGAGCTGGAAACTCTCGTTCCAGTCGTAGGCGATCAACAGATCCATCAGCTCGCTCGGCTCGCCGCGCTTTCGCTTGGCGCGCTCCGCTTCGACCGTGGCCAATGCTTCGTGCACCCTGGGCCCGAACAGGCCTTCGAGGGTCGCCGTCGGGATCCGAGGCTCACCCGTCGGCCGGCCCTTTGCGTCCATGGCGCTCGGGCTCATAGGCGGGACGTAGAAGACGTTGGGCTCGAGCCCGTATTCCGGGTGCAGGGGCAGCGCAACCTTCCATGCGTTTACCAGCTTGTGGATGGGCCCGTCTTCGTCATCCAGGTAACCGACGAAGCGCAGCCGGCCCGGGCATTGCCGCGCACAGGCTGGCGCAACGCCTTCCTCGACGCGTGGCATGCAGAAGATGCACTTGTTGGCGACCTGCCGTTCCGGATCGAAGAAGACCTTCTTGTAGGGGCAGGCCTCGACACAGAAGCGGTAGCCGTGGCACCGATCCTGATCGACCAGAACAATCCCGTCCGCGTCGCGTTTCTCGATGGCGGCGCGGGGGCACGCATCCAGGCAGGCGGGGTGGGTGCAGTGGTTGCAGATCCGGGGAAGGTAGAAGTAGTGATTGTCCTCGGGGTAGGTTCCAGCTCCGCGATCCTCGTCCCAATTCGGCCCCCATTTGGGATCGCCATCTGGCCGCAGCCAGGTACTTCCCTCCTTGGAGTTCGACCGGACGACATCCGCGTGATTGAACTTCCAGGCGCGACCGTAGTCTCCTTCGAGGCTCGGGATCTCACCTCGTTTGACCGAGCCATCTGCGTTGCGGCCGCCAGTCTCCTGCCAACGGCCGGGGTAGCCCTTTCCGGGCAGCGTCTCGACGTTGTTCCAGTACGTGTAGTCGGCGCCAGAATCGCGATTCCAGAGCTTCTTGCAGGCGACCGTACACGTCTGGCAGCCCAGGCATTTGTTCAGATCCATCACCATGGCGACCTGACGGCTCACGGATTCGTTGCTCAACTTTCTTCTCCCTTCCCGGAGGGTCCATCTGACGCGGCAATGGCGACCCGGGTGTCCTGAACGTGGGTGCCCGGCGTGTAATGGCCGAAGAACCAGCCGAGATGGCCCTCGCCTCCCGCGAAATGCAGCGGATTCATCAGGCCCGGAATCAGCCACTTGTAGCTCTTGTGCTCCGGAAACTGATGCGGCTCCCAGGCATGGAAGTAGTAGGCAACCTTCGGACGGACCATGCTCGAGTGCTTTACGCGCATGTGGATCGAACCGTAGTCGTTGCTGATCTTCGACCACGCGCCGTCCTCGATTCCGAGCTTCGTGGCTTCGGCCGGGTTCAGATAGACGACAGGCTCGCCGCGTTGCAGGCGCATCAGCATCGAGGTGTCACGCCAGACGCTGTGGATACTCCAGCGCGAATGACACGAAACGAACTGGAAGGGATGGTCTCCGCCGGCTTTCGGGCTCTCCTTGTGATCGGGAAGACTCTCGCCGGCCTCGATGAACCAGGGGTGATCGATGTAGCACTGCTGCCGGCCCGTCAGCGTCG
This window encodes:
- a CDS encoding SDR family NAD(P)-dependent oxidoreductase is translated as MGTAIVIGVGAETGVGGALCRRFASEGLHVLVGGRTPAKIEAAAESLRQQGGQATAVQIDATKSSDIARIFDAAEEAGGVPELVVYNAGNNQFSGLLDMSDEFFEQVWRVCCFGGFLTGREAAKRMPPAGGGSLLFTGATASMRARPPFTAFASAKAALRGVAHGIAREFGPQGLHVGHVVIDGVIDGDMVNERMPVIKERLGAEGMLQVDDIAATFWMLHTQPKSTWTLELDIRPFKEGF
- a CDS encoding glutathione S-transferase family protein; this encodes MTEIHRIWGAEISPYSVKVRSYFRYKAIPHEWILRGPAEMEEFKKYAKLPLIPAVATPQEEGLQDSTPILETIEARNPEPSIHPSDPVSNFVSALLEEFGDEWGNKWMFHFRWAREADQNSTAARLAAVMAPGVEGEQLQGIIGGVKDRMVNRVWFVGSNEKTAPQIEQSFKDALALVETHLEGRLYLFGGRPAFGDFGLWGQIYNAWTDPTCKEIIEAGHPNVLAWIQRMLDPKSEGEFEPWSALEPTLMPLLQEQVAGLFLPWSEANRQALEAGEEEFTVELASGEWTQKPQKYHARSLAKLRERYAAVTNKAELDPVLDGSSCLRWLKA
- a CDS encoding respiratory nitrate reductase subunit beta, with the protein product MVMDLNKCLGCQTCTVACKKLWNRDSGADYTYWNNVETLPGKGYPGRWQETGGRNADGSVKRGEIPSLEGDYGRAWKFNHADVVRSNSKEGSTWLRPDGDPKWGPNWDEDRGAGTYPEDNHYFYLPRICNHCTHPACLDACPRAAIEKRDADGIVLVDQDRCHGYRFCVEACPYKKVFFDPERQVANKCIFCMPRVEEGVAPACARQCPGRLRFVGYLDDEDGPIHKLVNAWKVALPLHPEYGLEPNVFYVPPMSPSAMDAKGRPTGEPRIPTATLEGLFGPRVHEALATVEAERAKRKRGEPSELMDLLIAYDWNESFQLGAGGSVWPREGSA